Genomic segment of Dendrosporobacter quercicolus:
TATTTTCCCGCTTTGGCTGTTTTACAGGAATAAATAAACCCCGGCGAGAATAACATGATTAACTGAATTTAAGCTGCTGCCGAACGCTGTTTGCAGTTGGCGGTCAAAGTACAATGAGGTGAACAATGATGAAATTAAATGAATATATTGACCATACTCTCCTAAAGCCTGACGCTACTGCTGATATGATCCGCCGGCTGTGTGAGGAAGCAGTTGCCCACCAGTTTGCCGCTGTTTGCATCAACCCCTGTTATCTTGAGCTTGCCGTTCACTTATTGGCGGGAACGGGCGTCAAGATTGCTACTGTCATTGGGTTTCCACTGGGGGCAACCCTGCCGGCGGTAAAAGCATTTGAGGCCGGCGAGGCTGTTTTGCGTAAAGCCGATGAATTGGACATGGTCATTCAGCTTGGAGCGGCTAAGCTTGGCTTGTGGCAGGCGGTTACTGATGAAATCAGACAGGTGGTGCGGGCCGCGCAGGACAGTAAAGTCAAAGTCATTGTTGAGACGGGATTATTAACCGAAGAGGAGAAGAAGCGGGCCTGTCAGGCTGTGCTGTCAGGCGGCGCTGCTTTTATCAAGACTTCGACCGGTTTCGGCCCGGGCGGGGCCACGGAAGCGGATATCCGGCTGTTCAGGTCTATTGCCGGCGATCAGCTCGGCATTAAAGCCTCCGCCGGCATCCGGACCAGGCTGCAGGCTGAAGCAATGATTACCGCCGGTGCTGACAGGCTAGGAACAAGCGCCGGTGTGGCGATCGTAGCCGGACATTAAGTTTACATAAAATACCGCTGGGCTTAGCCCCGAGCCTGTGCTATACTGATATAGTACCAGTGCTGACTGGCGAAATGCCTGCCGGTATGTTTTCGGACAATAACCTGGCTGTTTTGCAAAAACATAGGGTTTTGTTAAGTCGCGCTAAACTGGTACGCCAATTGATGAAAAGCTTCAAAGAGGTTCAGATGCGGTGCGCAGATGAGCCTTTTGTTATGCCGGGCGTTTCTAAACCTCGCGCCAGCGGTTTTATTTTAGAAAGGAGGTGCGGCGTTATGCGAATGATGAATCATAGCGAGGCAACTACGGTAACCGTCCTGATCGTACTGGCTGTTGTTGTATTTGTTTTCATTCAAGTACCGGCGCGGCCTCAAATGCTGCTATATCCGCTGGTACGGCAGGGAGCCCAGGCTAAATTGAACTATGAAACCAGGGATATGGCGGAATTTGAAACTGAACATTTTATCATCAGATATACGCCGGCCGATGCCGGGAATGTTGCAATGGTGGTCAAAGCTGCGGAACAGGCGTATCAGCCGGTAACCAGCAGCTTAGGATTTGAGCCGAAGAAAAAAACGCTTATTTTAATGTATCCTGATAAAAATGAACTGCGCAAGGCTTTTGGCTGGTCCAGCAATGAGAGTGCAATGGGTGTATACTGGGGCGGCGTTATTCAATTGTTGTCGCCGCAGGCTTGGCTGAAGGATACTGCATCGGTTGACGAATTTATCCGGACCGGCCCCATGGTGCATGAATTTACTCATTTGGTCTTTGACCATGTAACCAATGGCAATTACTCCCGCTGGTTTACCGAAGGTCTGGCCCAGTATGTTGAATACCGGGTAAATCATTACGAGTGGGTAGTGCCGGGGAATACGTTACATCAGCCGCTTTATACGATGGAGCAGTTAAATGGCGATTTTGACGGCTTGGCTAATCAAGCCCTGGCTTACCGGCAATCGCTGGCTGTTGTACGCTATATTGCCGAAGTGCATGGCGAGGCCAAGCTGAAGCAGGTCATTGACGGCCTGAAAGCGGGGCAAACAACGGAACGAGCGATTCGTACGGCCCTGGAAATGGATGATGACCATTTTGACGCGGCTTGGCGCGACTGGGCTTACGCCAATATGGCGAATCACGGACCGAACTAAAAGAGATATACAGTTTAGCGCTGTATATCTCTTTTGCGTTTGGTCGCCATTACCGGGCTCAGTCTTCTTTGACGGTTTCGTGGATTTTGGCAAGGGTATCAATTATTTGCTGGTTTTGCTGAATGATCAGTTCCTGATTGCGGATACCGGTTTTCATTACTTCTCTGCTTTCCGTCATTTCGTGCAATAAGGCCTTTACGATTTTATCAATATTCGGCATGAAGAACCTCCTCAAGGTTAATGTATCGACAATATTGCGTAGCCGGTGTTGCCTTTTATACTTTGGCGGAGCGGATGGTTTGGCGGATTTCTTAGATTGCGCCGGTTTGCTTTTGGGCACAACAACACCCTCCTTAGAACTTTGGTTTTACTATATCTTATGACAGAGGATGATCAGGGGGTACTATCGCTTCGCCGGCTATAACTTGTATTATTTTGCCGCGGCGTGCTACAATAAATAGTATGTGTAATAGATTGGAAGGTGTACAGATGAGCATATTTCATGCCTGTGATATTCGCGGCATTGCCGGAACTGAACTGACTGACGAAGTGGCTGTCCGGATCGCCAGGGCGGTTGGCGTTAAACTTAGTGGGCGGCAAGTGGTTGTCGGCGGAGATATCCGCCTTTCCACTCCCCGGCTGCAGCAAATCATGATTGACGGATTGGTGCGTTCGGGGTGCCAGGTAATCAATATTGGCACTGTGGCTACACCGGTATTTTATTTCGCGCAAAAAATAACCGGAGCGACCGGCGGAGTGATGGTTACGGCTTCCCATAATCCGGCCGCCTATAACGGTTTTAAACTGGTGTTGGAGGCTCAGCCGGTCAGTGAGGCGGATATTGCCGAAATTGCCGGACTGGCCCGGCGCAATATTGGCGTTGAAAAAAGCGGCGCTCTCCAGGAGCTGCCGGTGATCGAGGATTATCTGGCCTATACGGCGGGGCAGGCTAAACCAGGCAATATGAAAATTGTCATTGACGCCGGCAATGGTGCGACTGCCGGGATTGCTCCGGCATTGTACCGGCAGGCCGGCTTTGAGGTGATCGAATTGTTTTGCGAGCCGGACGGGAATTTCCCCAACCGGCCGCCCAATCCGGCTTTGCCGGAAAACCTTGCTGCTTTGCGTGAAAAAGTGCTGGAAACGGGTGCGGCGCTGGGAATCGCTTTTGACGGTGACGGCGACCGGGTTGGGTTTGTCGATGAAACCGGCCGTGCTGTGGATAACGACGATATTCTGGTGTTATTGGCGCGCAATTATCTGGAGCAGCAGGCCGGACCGATTATTTATGATGCCAAGTGCTCCATGGTCGTGCCTGAGCAGATTGCGGCGGCCGGCGGCCGGCCGGTGATGGCCCGGGCCGGTCATACCTTCAGCAAGTCCGCCTTTTTACGGGAACAGGCGCTCTTTGCCGGGGAAATCAGCGGACATTTTTTCTTTTCCGAACTGGGCTATGATGACGGTATGTTTGCCGGGCTGAAAATATGCGAGTATTTAGCCGCTCATGGTCCGCTGGCGGCCTTAATTGATGAGATTCCCAACTATTTGCTTACTCCGGAAGTGCGGGTAAGGTATGAGGCTGCGGATAAGGAGGCTGTTCTGGCTGAGGTTGCCGAACGGTTGAAGCATCTAACCCCCAACTTAATTGACGGGGTACGGATCGAGTTTGACGACGGCTGGGGCATGATTAGAGCTTCGGTAACCGAGCCGCTGTTTACCCTGAGATTTGAGGCTAAATCCCCTGAACGCCTGAGGGCCATTGCCAATCTGCTGCTGGCTGCGCTGCCGGACAGAGTCAAAACCAGGGTACTTGCCCAACTGCCGGAAATGTAAATGTTTTGCCTGCCGTTATGGGTAGAGCAAGGCGCCTTTTGGCGTT
This window contains:
- a CDS encoding phosphomannomutase/phosphoglucomutase: MSIFHACDIRGIAGTELTDEVAVRIARAVGVKLSGRQVVVGGDIRLSTPRLQQIMIDGLVRSGCQVINIGTVATPVFYFAQKITGATGGVMVTASHNPAAYNGFKLVLEAQPVSEADIAEIAGLARRNIGVEKSGALQELPVIEDYLAYTAGQAKPGNMKIVIDAGNGATAGIAPALYRQAGFEVIELFCEPDGNFPNRPPNPALPENLAALREKVLETGAALGIAFDGDGDRVGFVDETGRAVDNDDILVLLARNYLEQQAGPIIYDAKCSMVVPEQIAAAGGRPVMARAGHTFSKSAFLREQALFAGEISGHFFFSELGYDDGMFAGLKICEYLAAHGPLAALIDEIPNYLLTPEVRVRYEAADKEAVLAEVAERLKHLTPNLIDGVRIEFDDGWGMIRASVTEPLFTLRFEAKSPERLRAIANLLLAALPDRVKTRVLAQLPEM
- the deoC gene encoding deoxyribose-phosphate aldolase, whose product is MKLNEYIDHTLLKPDATADMIRRLCEEAVAHQFAAVCINPCYLELAVHLLAGTGVKIATVIGFPLGATLPAVKAFEAGEAVLRKADELDMVIQLGAAKLGLWQAVTDEIRQVVRAAQDSKVKVIVETGLLTEEEKKRACQAVLSGGAAFIKTSTGFGPGGATEADIRLFRSIAGDQLGIKASAGIRTRLQAEAMITAGADRLGTSAGVAIVAGH
- a CDS encoding peptidase MA family metallohydrolase: MRMMNHSEATTVTVLIVLAVVVFVFIQVPARPQMLLYPLVRQGAQAKLNYETRDMAEFETEHFIIRYTPADAGNVAMVVKAAEQAYQPVTSSLGFEPKKKTLILMYPDKNELRKAFGWSSNESAMGVYWGGVIQLLSPQAWLKDTASVDEFIRTGPMVHEFTHLVFDHVTNGNYSRWFTEGLAQYVEYRVNHYEWVVPGNTLHQPLYTMEQLNGDFDGLANQALAYRQSLAVVRYIAEVHGEAKLKQVIDGLKAGQTTERAIRTALEMDDDHFDAAWRDWAYANMANHGPN